The following nucleotide sequence is from Cicer arietinum cultivar CDC Frontier isolate Library 1 chromosome 2, Cicar.CDCFrontier_v2.0, whole genome shotgun sequence.
TGCTTTCATGCGAAGGCACCATTTTTCACAATTCTCTTTCTTTAGAAGAGGAAAGTAGAAAGTAGTGTAATCACGAGTCGTCATTTCTCAACTCTCACAATCAAGCTCTAGACACATTTCTAGGAGCTTCCTAATTAATACCGAGTTCTAGATGCTTCCCACAATTTTCTATAATTGAAAGCACTTCTAGATTCTTACATGAAAATTCTACATGATTCTAGAATTAtctaatttcaaattagtaATAACATTTTCAACCCGATTCCAGAAACTTACGCCAATAAAAAACCTGACAACTTCTAGACATATTCATGagcaaaattattaaaacaaacaacaaaatcttataaatataattttacttagattttcaattttaattttaattaaaatcacaaCGCAATACCCAAATCTAAAAGGGATGACAAACATAAACTAGTTagttttctaataaaaaaaaactatgtaaTTTCAGTCTTATCCCAACTTAAACAATAATGAAAGTCAATCATAAGAGAAAACAATAATTTCAGTCTTATTTTAATTGTCAAAAGCAAGATAGAAAACATAGAAAATGCtccttaaaaaataatgaacataACAGCTTTTATGTGAGTATACACGGTGTTGAGTATACAATATCAAATTTATGTgtaaaaatagaatttataaattacataataatctatatttctaaattattaGGTGACATTTCCCTCTCCATTTTGTCTTGTGgttaatcaaaatatataataatgggtcagtttgtttaatattttaaaaatgattttgattttatattcttttaaataatttatataataatttacgtaaaaataatataatttttttagattcatttgttactaattaaaaataatataattttaattaaaatcacgAGTCGTCATTTCTCAACTCTCACAATCAAGCTCTAGACACATTTCTAGGAGCTTCCTAATTAATACCGAGTTCTAGATGTTTCCCACAATTTTCTATAATTGAAAGCACTTCTAGATTCTTACATGAAAATTCTACATGATTCTAGAATTAtctaatttcaaattagtaATAACATTTTCAACCCGATTCCAGAAACTTACGCCAATAAAAAACCTGACAACTTCTAGACATATTCATGagcaaaattattaaaacaaacaacaaaatcttataaatataattttacttagattttcaattttaattttaattaaaatcacaaCGCAATACCCAAATCTAAAAGGGATGACAAACATAAACTAGTTagttttctaataaaaaaactatGTAATTTCAGTTTTATCCCAACTTAAACAATAATGAAAGTCAATCATAAGAGAAAACAATAATTTCAGTCTTATTTTAATTGTCAAAAGCAAGATAGAAAACATAGAAAATGctccttaaaaaataataaacataacaGCTTTTATGTGAGTATACACGGTGTTGAGTATACAATATCAAATTTATGTgtaaaaatagaatttataaattacataataatctatatttctaaattattaGGTGACATTTCCCTCTCCATTTTGTCTTGTGgttaatcaaaatatataataatgagtcagtttgtttaatattttaaaaatgattttgattttatattcttttaaataatttatataataatttacgtaaaaataatataatttttttagattcatttgttactaattaaaaaaaataattttgaattcaattacttaaatatttattattagagattttaacatgataaaaatcactttttaaaaaaaaatatatatctttcaaaaataatttttattgacaaCTTCTCAAAatagctttttattttattccaaaaatatttgtaaaaataaataaaatacttaaaattatattttaagataaattatttagactaattttatatttgaagctttatttttaaaattttttttaaaaagataaagtattataaaaattatttttagaaaaattttaaacaaataaattcattatatgattttttttatattaaattataaggTAAAAAAAcgtttataaaataatttatattgtctttttttatttaatgacaCTAAATAGTAAAGATGGAATCCACCATCTAAATAATATTACGTGGTTGCCACGCAATACTCTGTCAATAATTTTTGTCTTTCCTCcactctttatttatttatttatttatttattgcaacTAGCAATTTCTATCTATCTCCACAAGTGTGCTTACCCAACATAGATTCTGTCTGTAATATTAAGTGCTACTTTCCTCAACCTTTTATGAGTGTCGGATCAACTAAGTGTaacttttttatctttaatgAGAATGATTAGGACAATGTTGTCTTTGATAAATTATATAccatcaattaaaattaattatgttattttacatacctaattttatattgaatataattagTAGAATATTTAAGATtagttttaattgatttgaataatttattatcaagacaaaattttacaaatttaaaatttgattattgaaTGTATAGTGGGTAAGAATAAAGCTGCCGCTTTATAATTTTCCATTGTTAGACtatgtttttgtattttttaggctaaatatcacctttgatcccttaacttaatttcagttaacgttttagtcctttttttttccgatttagtcctttattcctaacaatatcaaataaagtatgaaaatatgggtttatttgaagatttgcgttacaaatttgatgaaatttgtattatattgaagaatataattaattttatgagttttgtttgaattttttttttttaatttttgtattaaaaatgataacattgttgaaattttaaaacataaaatatcaaattgtcacttaaaattaaaataaaggaccaagttgagaaaaaaaaaaaaaagataaaggactaaaatattacctgaaattaagttaagggaccacggatgtaatttagcctattttttaatatgaaaagcaagcataataaaaaaaaaaacgttaaaatttatatatcaatttttttttttatcaacactTCTATTGTTAGGTGTGTACATAGGTGCGGGTCGACCCGCCAACCTAATCACCCAATCCAACCCGATTTTTACTCGTATCCAGTCATTTTCAGGTCCGACCCAACCTATTGAAATCCGCTTATATTTGGTTCGAGTAATGggtttattaaattaaactcGTCGATCCGACCCgataattagttatatatatatatatatattttttaaaattttgtttggcaGTCTCAGCAGTTCAATAGAGTTTTattactcttttattttttttttaattttcagcTTTTTAAAACCGCACTGTCGTCCATCTTCTTCTTTTGTTACGCATGTACTCACAACTGTTAtgatttttatacaaattagttataataaaatattattaataactaaattttatatgaattctgATGCAATATGTTCATGCGTCTAATAActgatttttatattaataacttcttcttttgatgattttttaaagaattgaatTATGTGATTGAACTTTTATAGTTTTTGATACattcaagtattaaatatattttcattcaatatatttttgtgtaaaataaaaaataagttattatttatatataaacccGTCAACCCAACTCAACTCGTTCTTGAGCGGATCGGGTCgggttaaatgaaaaaatacgAGTTTAAAACTTAACTCAACCCAAACATAACCGATTGGGTCGAGTATTGGGTTTTGTCAAAATCGGTCCAATTCAACCCACGTACACCCCTACCTACGATTATTTGAAGGATAATTTCTTTTTGTAAGAGATCGCATCCTCAAacatctataattttttatttatttttacaatggaataattgttaatttaataaataaaaatattttaaaaataataaaatcaaacaaaatacatctaataaaaaaaacatcaaagtCAATACAGTTGAGTATAtgtatcaaaacaaataaagtgTTGTATTAGTTTAACAACTCTTTCTTATTTGTAGataaatctatattattttaataactcccttctatttatagataaattagtaacttaattctattttgttaacaatatgttttttttttttgatctattaaataaaaaataataataacataaatattaaaaaaattatattaataaaattaaacaaaatatattaaatataacattttaatttatttttttaatttcaaattagttTTGGATATTTCATAAAGTGcacaaatttatctttttttaaaaaaaaaaatattgatgtgtcAAATCAGATCAAATAATGGGTTAAGCCACatcaaactaatttttaataaatattgttaAAGAGTTTTCTAAAAATCTTCATCATCTTAAAATctagaaaaattaaaagttaaaattctcaaattaaaaaaataaacactaaatttatcaaattcatcaatAACAAATCACACACGCAAAAAACTATCTGTAtctaagataaaaaattaaaataaaacccCACCTATATCTAAATAAGAGGGACGAGGCTCAAGCTCGGTCAGTTTTAAagcataaaaaataaacaaaagaaaatctaaaacttgtatatcaaatcaaactaaataaaggaaacaaacattaaaaatgAGAAGCCAAAGAGGTTGGGGGTGGCTGCTTTCTGACAGAGAATGAAATGTAATAAAAACAtggaagaaacaaaatagaagtAAGATTGTGGAGATTGAACATTTTATTGCTTTTCTGCTTCTCCTTtctgtttttgtttatttagaCATTTTATTGGGCTGAAAatggatttttttatatagatatcGCTCGGTCTTTGTGTGTGACATGTAATTTGATTCTGGATGAATTTGGTTgatttatcattttcttttttaatttaaaattttttatttttgagatatttttgAGTGTTTATGAAGATGATATTGAAACTGATAAAGAcggtaattttattattttttactttaaaattttttattagaaattaaaaCTAATCTAATTTGACAcgttaacatttttttaatatataactgATCAATTCAtgcaacttttaaaatattaaagatgaatttaaaataaaaatatataaaaaaaaaattattacagctaaataaaataaaaaatgtaattattttgcCTTTTCTAAATAAAGTGAACTTACGGTTTCTGTCCTCTTTAAACCTCAGCTATATATATATTCAGTATGATCACTCTTCAAATCTATCATATCAAAATATCCGtgatcaatatatatatatatatatatcattaaatgGGTGGTACACCTGTTCTGGCTCCTTCAGTCCAAGAGTTGGCAAAGCAAGGCATTACAGAAGTTCCAGAACAATATCTTCAACCAAATCAAGACCCTATTCTTGTATCAAACACAACCTCTTTACCACAACTCCCAATTATTGACtttgataaattattatgtGAAGATGTAACTGAGCTAGAGAAGCTACACCATGCTTCTAAGGAATGGGGTTTCTTTCAGGTTTGggtcaattatattaatatctcttaatttaatttattattacattttacAACGAGTTTTAAGGAAACTAAGATTTCATGcaattcaataatatatttgatttctgGTTAAAATATGTTAACAAAATAGACTTTTAATTAACTTAAATGGTAAAACtgtaacttcaaaaaaaaaactacgacaaatcacattaaatattaaattttgtgacAAGTCCATTTCAAATCTTGTAAAGTCTAATTCAACGTCAACAAAACAATGGATGTGATACAATCACTGACATGTCAGCACCGTAAATGATTTGAGAGAACATAAGAGTAATTCAATGGAAGAATATATTATATAGTTGTATGAATGGGACACTCACAGATCCAAAACCATAAGTCAGGAGCTGTAAAAATTTTAAtctcattaataaaaaaatttggtcctttaataaaaaaaaattgaattaaattgatCAACTTTTTTGATTCAATTTTACTCATATTTAAGACAAAagagtatataaaaaataatttgggaCAAAAGAgtatatagaaaaaatatatgagatactaaatattttcttagattaaaaaaacaaaaacaaattattataaatatttatataatatgagatatttttttaacaaataaaatatgtgatattaaATTTTGGTGTAGtaattttgttcttattttattatttattcaaactactaaatttataattttttgtccattcaaataaactttttttaaataatcatacaaaattttataacttATCATAATCATTGTTTGTTgacaaattataatatttaatatttatcaattaaattttaaagaaaacttATCAATATTTTAAGTAGTTTGTCAAAGCAATAACTCAATAAGAGgtgaaataattaaatcttCACCCCACAACcatatattaatcattaagatttgaagaaaaaaataaatatatatgcatAACTGTAACATGTGTTCGAATGTTAATGAACTCATTTGTTGGTTTTATTGAGGGtgtgcaaaataaaataaaaataggaagaaaaaaaaagaaagaaatgtgTGTACTATAAATTATGGCACCGGTAGATATATTAGTTgggaaattttataaaaataagatattaaagttgatttgatttttataagaTGTTAATGGAAATGAATTACAGCTAATAAATCATGGAGTGAACAGTTCATTGATAGAAAATGTGAAAATTGGTGTTGAAGAATTCTTCAATCTTCCAATGGAAGAGAAAAAGAAGTTTTGGCAAACAAGAGAAGAATTGCAGGGATTTGGACAGGTGTATGTTGCATTAGAAGAAGAAAAGCTAAGATGGGGTGATATGTTCTTCGTTAAAACTTTCCCTTTGGACATGAGGCATCCCAATTTAATTCCTTGTATTCCACAACCTTTCAGAGATGAACTTGATAGCTATTCTCTACAATTGAAAAAACtatgtttcaaaataattgagTTTATGACAAAAGCTTTAAAGACCAAACCAAATGAATtgctaaatttatttgaaaatggaGATCAATCAATAAGGATAAATTACTATCCTCCATGTCCCAAACCAGAGCAAGTCATTGGACTTAATTCTCATTCTGATGGTACTGCCCTTACCATCCTTCTCCAAGTCAATGAAATTCAAGGCCTTCAAATCAGAAAAGATGGAAACTGGATTCCTATTAATCCTATCTCTGATGCTTTTGTTGTCAATGTTGGAGATATGTTCGAGATAATGAGCAATGGAATTTATCGAAGCATTGAACATCGAGCAACAGTTAATTCAGAAAAGGAGAGGATCTCTGTGGCAGCATTTCACAATCCTCAAGCAGGTATAAATCTAGGTCCAGCACCAACCCTTGTTACTCCTCAAACTCCTGCATTATTCAAAACTATTCCTCTTCAAGATTATGTTGATGGATACCTTTCAAGCAAGATCAAGGGAAAGTCATATTTGGATTTTGTTAGGATCCAAAATGAGATTCAGGAATAATTCAGATTCATGGCTTTCAATATGCTTTTATGTCTTTTATCAAATAACAGGACTTATGCTTTGGTCCTAGTAAAAATTTGCCTTTGGTTTTCtttattctaaaattttaaataaatgtgtTTGCTCCCTTTAAAACAAGTGATTTTCCTTTGTGGTTTTCATAATTGCATTAAAAGAACATGAACATTGTTTTGTTCTTCCTATCACTATGGAGGTAAATTGAGTATTttagcttttaaaaaataataaatctgaCTTATTTCGGAATGAGATTAAATTGAATTTGGAAACATATGGGATAAATGATATCTAACAAGTTATGTTCAATCCAAGGTCATGAACTAACCATTcttctttttatataaattaagaaatacaATTAATATAGTAGATCTTATAAGCTAATGTATAGTTTTCTAATACGGACAAAATAGAGGTTGAAATATCCAACCTACCCTTTGCATTAATTAAAGTGTCAGGGTCTAACCTTTcgaatgtttttaaaatttgataaagttgttgtcaaaatttatttaaaataaaaataaattaaaatcaaattttgagttcaaAAATTGTTTATGCGCATAGAAGGTATTAGCACTCTATACCATTAAAATACggttatttataattaattatggaaaaaataatattaacttatataaatttatttctcctttttttaaaataaaaatataatattttttaaaaataatctagagataaaagtgtatttaaaatataaagaaaaattattattatgcttGATAAGAGTGTGAAACTTGCTCCTACATATCTTCCGGTAAtatggagaaatcaaagttgcatagttcttgggtagaaaaattttaaagaaaatttgttttgttgttgataaacaAAATTGTTTTGACGAAAgaaaatgagtttatttaatttaaataattattttaaaatacgaattttaggactatcaagttgtacaatttGTGTCTCAAAAACTaaggagtaaaaaaaaaaagtctcatCTAGTTAATcattttaagaatatttgaaattttctcaattttaaagTTGAGTTTTAAAACAATCAAGCGATACAACTTGTaccttaacaactcaaagattaaaaagatatcatgtctaatttaatcaaatttaagaatattttaaattattttttattttaaaattgagttttaaaaccacCAAAGGGTACAACTTGTgatttaacaactcaaagaaaagaaagaaaacgtaCGTAGAATGTGAGAGTTATACATACGACGTTCAAACGGAGGAAGACAAAAAAGTCATTCAggagagagagaaaagaaaggGATTGGAAGAGAGAAACAGATGGAAAGTAAGTTTCAGAGAAGAGAGAAGACAAATGGCATCACAGTTTGTGGTAGGCTAGAGTCAGCAGTCGGCGTGATAACTCAATGGGTTGCTAGAGTTGCGTGTAGTGAACGGAGATGGCGATAGTAGTAGTTATCCTCTATTGTTAAAAGGAGTTTGTGTTTGTTTGTAGCTATGACTTGATTTGATGAAAGGGTATGGTGGATTGTTAGAtcattcttttttttccttcactGATTTTCTATGTTGTtccttattttcttttttatttcaaaaaaaaaaactttggttttttttcttctcttttttgcatagaaaaaaaaaagtcaatttttttcGCTAAATAACACTCGCggttctttaacttaatttcagttaatgttttaatcatttatcttttttttcttcttcttgatttgatcctttattttaattttaagtgacaatttgatcttttatgttttaaaatgtcaacaatgttatccttttttttttacaaaaattcaaaaagatattcaaacaaaacccataaaattaattatcatcttcaatataatgcaaatttcatcaaattcaaaacttaaatttttaaataaactcatattctcattctttatttgatgaatttgatgtcgtatgagatgaaaatatgagtttatttaaatatttgagttatgcattttgatgaaattttataataataaaaaaaagataacattgttgacattttaaaaaataaaaatcaattgtcacttaaaattaaaataaaagatcaaataaaaaaaaattaaaatattaaatcgttaattgaaattaagttaaaggatcgCAGGTGCTATTtatgttactattttttttaagaaacaaccctcaatttttttcctttttgattGATTTGTGGTCTTAATTTATACgctaaaacaataaatttttgtGTCTATGAAATAGACttgaattatgaatttttattttttttcagaaaTTATGATTTGTGCAGAAATTATAGGAACTTTTTGTTTGCTTATATTTTTAGAGAAGATTATAGTCTAATTAATAAAACATGAGTAGAAAAGAAAACCTGAAAAGAATGAAGAGAGAGGTTGAAAACAAAGGAGGCGAACCTGAAAGAAATTAGAGAGGCGCTGGGCAAGGCTGGACAAGAGGGGGGGAAAagtatatttattgttttttttattatttgttttgggTGTAATGTTACAGAATTAATTATGGATTCAGATTTTGTAAAACAGTGATTTTTCTAGATTTTGCAATAATATTTGCAACACATAttattacttattattattattatttaaaaaaattatatttaattaattggaTAAAATTGAAGTATTATTTAGATAGAAGATAAATGATATCTTACAAATCACCTTCAACCCAATGTCAAATACCAACCGTAGTAtctgtttatttttgttaaaaataaccAATAGATCTTATAAAGTTATGTATAGTTTTCTAATACAGTCAATTAGGGGTTGAAATATGTTGGACCATTGAAGAATCTATTAAACATTCCTGCACTTAGTCTTTACACccttataatttttctaaattccacgttttccattttttattttacaaaaagtcagattttatttttgacatccgaatttataaaaataaaaatatggaaagattcaaactttttaattaaaaaaaactttggaACATAATATTCTAAAATTCAAATGTCCAAAGTTTTTAGCTTTTAAAATGTccgaataattttttaacacaaaaatgtgtaaaaacaaaaagaaatgaTGCATGTGTTTTGCGAGTTTCCTTTCTAACAAATAAGTCGGAACTTTTAAAACTAAACATCACGAAGAGAGTCACGGGAAaacaatatatagaaaaatatcatgaatttttactttttcaaaaaataaaaaatcaggaacttttagaaacaaaagacacaaatgaactgaggACTCTTAATCacttaaaaatgataaatgacAGAAAATgtaattaagtttttattttattttaaaaaaaaaactagagcAATGATATAGTATTATagtctaaaataaaaaagattttatgattcattgaatatttataaagtaatttatatttctCTCTTTTCAATGGTATTAACGGAATTAATACTGTCTTTCTAAAACTTATATAAACTatgtttcataaaaaattagttgataGTTGATAGTTTATTGCTTATAGTTAATAGTTATTAAGcgcttaaaaatgtaaaataacgtaacatgacatttttaattaaaaataaattttattgattaatatttaaaatattttaaaaagaataattaatttttttattaatttaaaatttattaacctgatatatttttatttatttattttaactaaaaataaattatttattgtaaaatattaattatttcaaattaaaattatttaaattatataaattatttataaataaattatttattttaaattacttagtttaaattataataaataaattataaagaatATAAGTGTGCGTTTGTATCATTTATGTGTtcaaaaactataataataaaagaaataaagaaaataaaaaacgtaGAAGATTATATTACAAAACCCactatcaattatatttttgtgaaagaaaagaaatgaaGAAGACTAGAGTCTTGATATGGAGCAGACAGGGATAAAAACGTAAATACCATACTCTTATGTTTTATctctttaaattaaattatcaataacCAAATACACGAAGACAAAAGTATCAAATGGATATTCAGGGAACCTCTCTCCTGGTTCCTTCTGTCCAAGAGTTAGTGAAACAACCCATTACCAAAATTCCAGAACGATATGTTCATCCAAATCAAGACCCTATTGTTGTTTCTAACACTACTTCTTTACCACAAGTTCCTGTTATCGATCTGCATAAATTGTTTTCTCATGATACAATTGAGCTACAAAAGCTTCACCATTCGTGCACAGAATGGGGTTTCTTTCaggttatttttctttattctcCTCATTTACTTTACTATATTTATTTCACAACttcaaaataaatcaagtaagaTTTAATTACACTATgcaattatatttttcatagaATCATAATAGAAGAAACATGAATTTGTCCATGAAGTGTCATCAATTCAAATCCCCTTAGACATAGTTTTAAAATGATTTCTAGTGTAATGTTAATCGATACTCCATTTAGAATAAAATCTAaacaaatttgttatttaaagAGTTGATGCTGTCTTAATTTTAGATCAGATATTTCAACTTTTCAGATActctttttacttatatttcattttagaggaaataataatttgtttgttcctaaaaaaattatttgtgcaTTATAAGatgtttttgaaattaattgcaGTTGATTAATCATGGAGTGGACCCTTCACTGGTTGAAAACATGAAGATAGGTGTTCAAAAATTCTTCAACCTTTCAAtggaagagaagaagaaatttTGGCAAACACCAAATAATATGGAGGGGTTTGGTCAATTGTTTGTTGTATCTGATGAACAAAAGCTAGAATGGGCAGACATGTTCTATGTTAGCACTTTTCCATTGTACTCAAGGCATCCTCATCTAATTCCTAGTATTTCCCAACCATTCAGGTTTATCCCTCTCAATTATTGAATGTGTGTTTGCTTacaaattatttgttaaatgTTTAAC
It contains:
- the LOC140918585 gene encoding oxoglutarate-dependent flavonoid 7-O-demethylase 1-like; this encodes MGGTPVLAPSVQELAKQGITEVPEQYLQPNQDPILVSNTTSLPQLPIIDFDKLLCEDVTELEKLHHASKEWGFFQLINHGVNSSLIENVKIGVEEFFNLPMEEKKKFWQTREELQGFGQVYVALEEEKLRWGDMFFVKTFPLDMRHPNLIPCIPQPFRDELDSYSLQLKKLCFKIIEFMTKALKTKPNELLNLFENGDQSIRINYYPPCPKPEQVIGLNSHSDGTALTILLQVNEIQGLQIRKDGNWIPINPISDAFVVNVGDMFEIMSNGIYRSIEHRATVNSEKERISVAAFHNPQAGINLGPAPTLVTPQTPALFKTIPLQDYVDGYLSSKIKGKSYLDFVRIQNEIQE